The DNA sequence CTCATGGAGAAGGACGGCATCGTGGGCGCCGCCGACGGCCCCAAGCCGCGCGAGGTCCTGAAGAAGCCCGACTGGCTCTCGGAAGTGGAAGAGGCGCTGCGCTAGGGGCTCAGCCCTGGCGACTCGCGCCATCTTGCGGCTCTGACGCACGATGGCGCTCGCTCAGGATGACCAACAGCCGGGATGCAGGCCTGAAGACCTGCGCCACCGTGTCCCCCGCCTGAGTTTTTTCTGCAAGCCTGCCGGAACTTTCCGTTCTATGATGCGGGCCCGTAGTGTGCCCCGGAGAGGGCGCGCCACTTGGTCGAGATCATCGTCATCATCGTGCTGTACGTGATCGGGGCGGCGGTGGGCAGCCCCGAGTTCGGCATCTTCCTGGCCTTCGTGGGGCTGACCATCGGCGCGGTGCGCCGCCATTTGCTGCGACGCAAGCTCGAGCAGCAGCGCGAGGAGCTGGACAAGAAGCTCAGCCGGCTGGAGAGCGCCCTCGACAACCTGCGTGCCTCGGTGGCTGCGCTGGCCACGCTCACCAGCCGCGTCTATCAGCTGGAGCAGGAGGCTGGGCTGGAGCCCAAGGAAGCCCCCAGGGCGGCTCCAGTCGTCGCTCCGCCGGTCGCCAAGCCCACGTCTCCGCCGGCCCCGGCTGCCGCGCCTCCGGGATCGCCTCCGGCCCTCGCAGGCAAGCCGCCGGCGAAGGAAGAAGCGCCGCGGCCCGTGCCGGCCCCGCCGCCTCCCAAGGCCGCGACGGTCGCGCCTCTTGTTCCCCCGCTTCCTACGCCGCCGCCTGCGGCGGCGCGGATGACCTCTTCGGTCGCCGCACCGCTCCCGCAGAAGAAGCCCGAGGCCATCGGTTTGGAAGAGAAGCTGGGGACCAATTGGCTGAACAAAGTCGGGATCGTCATCCTGGTCTTTGGCATCGCCTTGCTGCTGGCTTATCAACTGCGCGCGCTCGGTCCGGCAGGCAAGATCGCGCTGGGCTATGCGGTGAGCGTGATCCTGCTGGGCCTGGGCATCTTCTTCGAGCGCCGGGAGCGCTACCGCCTGCTGTCGAGCGCCGCCATCGGAGGCGGCTGGGCGCTGGCCTTCTTCACGACTTACGCCATGCACCATGTGCCGGCGG is a window from the Terriglobales bacterium genome containing:
- a CDS encoding DUF2339 domain-containing protein → MVEIIVIIVLYVIGAAVGSPEFGIFLAFVGLTIGAVRRHLLRRKLEQQREELDKKLSRLESALDNLRASVAALATLTSRVYQLEQEAGLEPKEAPRAAPVVAPPVAKPTSPPAPAAAPPGSPPALAGKPPAKEEAPRPVPAPPPPKAATVAPLVPPLPTPPPAAARMTSSVAAPLPQKKPEAIGLEEKLGTNWLNKVGIVILVFGIALLLAYQLRALGPAGKIALGYAVSVILLGLGIFFERRERYRLLSSAAIGGGWALAFFTTYAMHHVPAAQVLQSQAVDLVLMLLVAAGMVAHTLRYRSQVVTGLAFLLAFSTVTISHVSVYSLAAGAVLALALVVIVQRMRWYELEVLGILAGYLNHYYWLRPIVEPMGDARHVFPEFLPSAALLIFYWAVFRASYILRRVEKQSEENVSTAAALLNGFGLLALMKYQSVRPELAFWFLLGLGAVELLLSLLPITRRRRRAFAILATLGATLLVAALPFRYSYQETQLSVLWLMEAEALFLAGVIGREPLFRRLGMLAAVVTAAQVVLTQSYHAG